The following proteins are encoded in a genomic region of Dermatophagoides farinae isolate YC_2012a chromosome 8, ASM2471394v1, whole genome shotgun sequence:
- the LOC142597771 gene encoding uncharacterized protein LOC142597771: MISLEKPNIYDQCQTTAGTSKTLTEQIQTTAGTSKTLTKQIQTTAGTSKTLTKQIQTTAGTSKTLTKQIQTTDEPRPMDIFDLMEMSSDSSMETDATDSWIDTQLSCPSSLSIEEPIYNESTEEQVPNPKVHLPFCRPIITHKYCFICSATTNLITIPFDARKQVFIKRKIFVPNGNRCCRHHLIKKRLYEEDVDAIEIYSNNSQIDSDEIVKFFYSLSDNPSNLHGQIGDRSVSERHFWSLTGHTWQQMEIISKKLVSMKNSGVRSITQALVTLLYKMRTGVSNDIIAATVGLESRKQVESHINSVLESFSTDILPTEFGFKSQTRQFLINERTSPVAKKLFDFDDQLMIICDGTYVRHQKSSNNIYQRKSYSMHKNTSLCKPFTVCTTDGFILDVSGPFNAKMNDAQILDFLLQETNGLSTILRPGDIFVLDRGFRDVVPVLKKKGYKVLMPAFKDKGRTQLTCQQSNESRFVTKIRWVVEAIHGIIGQKYDLLHRQYKNYSLKKLGLYCRIACYLYNTFGKRLTSDYNMVDTIVNRMKSKRHDQNYLAELVEENRWNRRLTAYKQLNSEDLLDFPEMTIDELKIFFTGTYQLGQSISYLAEMLNDDDTLTIRYVIERPGIIHLKVPSRHVSAKKYRCYVEYEPNTNGTDGIKGHYCECANGNRTIGCCSHVAAIVYYLSLGRYLSRIFRPAQALTNIFDHHEDVIVIDEDSDDDGMGTEN; encoded by the coding sequence ATGATATCCTTAGAAAAGCCAAATATTTATGATCAATGCCAAACTACTGCCGGCACAAGCAAAACTCTTACTGAACAAATCCAAACTACTGCCGGAACAAGCAAAACTCTTACCAAACAAATCCAAACTACTGCCGGCACAAGCAAAACTCTTACCAAACAAATCCAAACTACTGCCGGCACAAGCAAAACTCTTACCAAACAAATCCAAACTACTGATGAACCGCGACCGATGgacatttttgatttaatggAAATGTCCTCTGACTCATCGATGGAGACCGATGCTACTGATTCTTGGATTGATACGCAATTATCTTGTCcatcttcattatcaattgaagAACCAATCTATAACGAGTCAACTGAGGAACAAGTGCCTAATCCAAAAGTTCATCTACCATTTTGTAGACCAATAATCACCCATAAATACTGTTTTATTTGTTCTGCGACTACCAATTTGATCACCATACCATTCGACGCCCGAAAACAAGTTTTTATTAagcgaaaaatttttgtgcCCAACGGAAACCGATGctgtcgtcatcatttgataaaaaagCGACTATACGAAGAAGATGTGGATGCTATAGAAATCTATAGTAACAATAGTCAAATCGACAGCGatgaaattgtcaaattcttttattcattatctGACAATCCCAGCAATCTTCATGGCCAAATAGGTGATCGTTCGGTGTCGGAAAGACATTTTTGGTCGCTTACTGGCCACACATGGCAACAAATGGAGATTATAAGCAAAAAACTGGTgtcgatgaaaaattcagGTGTCCGTAGCATAACGCAAGCCTTAGTAACGTTGCTATATAAAATGAGAACAGGAGTTTCTAATGATATAATTGCTGCAACAGTTGGCTTGGAGTCCAGAAAACAGGTGGAATCGCACATTAATTCTGTTCTGGAATCTTTCTCTACAGACATTTTACCGACAGAATTTGGCTTCAAATCACAAACTCGACAGTTTTTAATCAATGAACGAACATCTCCAGTAGCTAAAAAATTGTTCGACTTCGATGatcaattaatgataatatgtGATGGCACATACGTGAGACACCAAAAGAGttcaaataatatatatcaGCGAAAATCGTATTCCATGCATAAGAATACATCATTATGCAAACCATTTACTGTTTGCACCACCGATGGCTTCATTCTAGATGTTTCAGGCCCATTTAACgccaaaatgaatgatgccCAAATACTTGATTTTCTTCTCCAAGAAACTAATGGCCTGTCAACTATTTTACGGCCTGGTGATATTTTTGTGTTGGATCGTGGATTCAGAGATGTCGTACCagtattgaaaaagaaaggGTACAAAGTATTGATGCCAGCATTCAAAGACAAAGGTCGAACCCAATTGACATGCcaacaatcgaatgaatcaagATTCGTGACAAAAATTCGATGGGTGGTCGAAGCTATACATGGCATCATTGGCCAAAAATACGACCTACTTCACCGccaatataaaaattattcactCAAAAAATTGGGGTTATATTGCAGAATTGCGTGTTATTTATATAACACTTTTGGCAAGCGATTGACCTCCGATTATAATATGGTGGACACGATAGTGAACAGGATGAAGTCGAAACGCcatgatcaaaattatttggCCGAATTGGTTGAAGAAAATCGATGGAACCGCCGATTGACGGCCTATAAACAACTTAATAGCGAAGATTTGTTGGATTTTCCGGAAATGACGATCGACGAattaaaaatctttttcacgGGAACATATCAACTTGGCCAGTCGATATCATACCTGGCTGAAATGttaaatgatgacgacaCTCTCACAATACGGTACGTTATAGAAAGGCCTGGCATCATCCACCTTAAAGTACCATCACGACATGTCAGCGCCAAAAAATATCGGTGCTATGTCGAATATGAGCCCAACACCAATGGTACAGATGGGATAAAAGGCCATTATTGCGAATGTGCCAATGGCAATCGAACAATCGGATGTTGTTCACACGTGGCCGCTATCGTATATTACCTGAGCCTCGGCAGGTATTTATCGCGAATATTTCGACCGGCACAAGCATTAACCAACATCTTCGACCACCATGAGGACGTAATCGTGATTGATGAAGACAGCGATGACGACGGTATGGGTACGGAAAACTAA